Proteins from a single region of Candidatus Afararchaeum irisae:
- a CDS encoding alkaline phosphatase family protein encodes MGLLDRFRSDEDQSQKVAFIGIDGVPKSLLKDLIEDGRLPNIERISGGGIDSMNAVVPPESSACWPAMTTGTNPGKTGVLGFQERERGSYDTYIPLGKHVKSKRVWDVVGDSGRRSVVSNVPVTFPPEEIDGTMVSGFLTPEIESVSNDPEVIEYLKSIDYRVDVDASLGHDDKEEFIRNARETLDARAEALYHFIENEDWSLLWHVFMATDRVNHFLWENYEEGDQLGDEFVEFYERVDEVIGEIRERLDDDTSMIVAADHGFCRLEHEIDMNAWLRDEGWQSVDVEAEEGDCEVETSLENITDDTKAYSLIPGRFYINLEGREPRGSVSEDDYDEVRDQLVGMLEDLEDPDGNEVIDEVYVREEVYDGDEFGITPDVVCVPNRGYDLKASFGPDKPVYKKGERNGMHTFDDATLIVDTDDEVEIDADDASITDVAPTVLDLMDIDAPDEIDGESLVE; translated from the coding sequence ATGGGACTTCTAGACAGATTCAGGTCTGACGAGGATCAGAGTCAGAAGGTCGCATTCATAGGAATCGACGGTGTGCCGAAGTCTCTCCTCAAGGATCTCATCGAAGACGGCAGGCTCCCCAACATAGAACGTATCTCGGGCGGCGGTATCGATAGCATGAACGCAGTCGTTCCCCCAGAGTCGAGTGCGTGCTGGCCTGCGATGACGACGGGTACGAACCCCGGGAAGACGGGGGTTCTCGGCTTTCAGGAACGCGAGAGAGGCTCCTACGACACCTACATACCCCTCGGAAAACACGTCAAGTCGAAACGCGTCTGGGACGTAGTCGGAGACTCGGGAAGGAGAAGCGTCGTCTCGAACGTTCCCGTGACATTCCCGCCCGAGGAGATAGACGGTACTATGGTCTCGGGCTTCCTCACACCAGAGATAGAGTCGGTCTCGAACGACCCCGAGGTCATCGAGTACCTCAAGTCGATAGACTACCGCGTAGACGTCGACGCCAGCTTAGGACACGACGACAAGGAGGAGTTCATACGTAACGCGAGGGAGACACTCGACGCACGCGCCGAGGCTCTCTACCACTTCATAGAGAACGAGGACTGGTCGCTCCTCTGGCACGTCTTCATGGCGACCGACAGGGTCAACCATTTCCTCTGGGAGAACTACGAGGAGGGCGACCAACTCGGCGACGAGTTCGTGGAGTTCTACGAGAGAGTCGACGAGGTCATAGGCGAGATCCGTGAGAGGCTCGACGACGACACGTCGATGATAGTCGCCGCCGACCACGGCTTCTGCCGACTCGAACACGAGATAGACATGAATGCGTGGCTGCGTGACGAGGGATGGCAGTCAGTCGACGTCGAAGCCGAGGAGGGAGACTGCGAAGTCGAGACGAGTCTCGAAAACATCACCGACGACACAAAGGCATACAGCCTGATACCCGGACGTTTCTACATAAACCTCGAAGGACGCGAGCCAAGAGGAAGCGTCTCAGAAGACGACTACGACGAGGTGCGCGACCAACTCGTCGGGATGCTCGAAGACCTCGAAGACCCCGACGGTAACGAGGTTATCGACGAGGTATACGTGAGGGAGGAGGTCTACGACGGCGACGAGTTCGGTATAACACCCGATGTCGTCTGTGTCCCCAACCGAGGATACGACCTCAAGGCGTCTTTCGGTCCCGACAAGCCCGTCTACAAGAAGGGCGAGAGGAACGGAATGCACACATTCGACGACGCTACTCTGATAGTCGACACCGACGACGAAGTCGAGATAGACGCCGACGACGCCTCAATTACCGATGTGGCTCCGACTGTCCTCGACCTGATGGATATAGACGCGCCCGATGAGATCGACGGCGAGAGTCTGGTTGAGTAA
- a CDS encoding thioesterase family protein, with translation MPRKSSIDVRWGDTDAGGLIYYPQIFSFFVKAFNAYFEPISNHLMEEMRNEGIKIPTVTADCDFYTPLKAGDTAVVEAEVVEMGETSLRFEFEVTRDGDDVADASVKHVFTDNDFNSVRIPDEVREFVAETEDL, from the coding sequence ATGCCGAGGAAGTCTTCTATAGACGTCAGATGGGGTGACACCGACGCGGGAGGTCTGATCTACTACCCACAGATCTTCTCGTTCTTCGTCAAGGCGTTCAACGCCTACTTCGAGCCGATCTCCAACCATCTCATGGAAGAGATGAGAAACGAGGGGATCAAGATACCCACCGTGACCGCCGACTGTGACTTCTACACTCCTCTCAAGGCGGGAGACACAGCGGTCGTAGAGGCGGAGGTCGTCGAGATGGGTGAGACGTCTCTGAGATTCGAGTTCGAGGTCACGAGGGACGGCGACGACGTCGCCGACGCCTCCGTCAAACACGTCTTCACCGACAACGACTTTAACTCCGTGAGGATACCCGACGAGGTGAGGGAGTTTGTCGCCGAGACAGAGGATCTGTGA
- a CDS encoding metalloprotease yields the protein MSTNKDSTSKTEIAHLVAAWLALSLAVTLLFADPLSSPSVLGDPLALGVVFGISFVTAGAGFLLHELAHKVVAQRYGYWAEFRADPEMLVIAVVSGAIGFLFAAPGAVQIYSYGRRSITDRENGVISVAGPVTNLGLFAVFGLTTAVAGTMDIGIAERAGRFGMFVNAFLAAFNMIPFGPLDGRKVLSWNKGVFAGVIGLSVVLVVYSSGFLG from the coding sequence ATGTCGACCAATAAAGACAGCACTAGCAAGACAGAGATAGCCCATCTCGTCGCGGCGTGGCTAGCTCTCAGCTTGGCCGTCACGCTTCTTTTCGCCGATCCCCTCTCGTCTCCGTCGGTGCTCGGAGATCCCCTAGCACTCGGAGTCGTCTTCGGAATCTCTTTCGTCACCGCGGGCGCGGGCTTTCTCCTCCACGAACTCGCACACAAGGTCGTAGCACAGCGTTACGGCTACTGGGCTGAGTTCCGTGCCGACCCCGAGATGCTCGTGATAGCCGTCGTGAGCGGTGCTATCGGCTTCCTCTTCGCCGCTCCCGGCGCTGTTCAGATCTACTCGTACGGAAGAAGAAGTATAACCGACCGTGAGAACGGAGTCATATCGGTAGCGGGTCCGGTCACGAACCTGGGACTCTTCGCCGTCTTCGGTCTCACAACCGCAGTCGCGGGAACCATGGATATCGGGATTGCCGAGCGCGCGGGACGGTTCGGTATGTTCGTAAACGCCTTCCTCGCGGCTTTCAACATGATACCCTTCGGTCCTCTCGACGGCAGGAAGGTTCTGTCGTGGAACAAGGGCGTCTTCGCGGGAGTCATCGGACTGAGTGTTGTTCTCGTCGTCTACTCGTCGGGCTTCCTCGGCTGA